In one window of Kitasatospora sp. MMS16-BH015 DNA:
- a CDS encoding ABC transporter permease: MGRYLLRRLGQMVVVLLGATLILFACLFVIPGDPVGSLAGSERARDPAVVKQLREHYGLDKPLAVQYVTYIGHLAQGDMGEDYIQRRPVSEILGPKLVNTSKLAVAAIVFDVLIGAGVGALAALRRYSIWDTAVTLVTTVLVGFPTFVIGMLLLNLFAVQLKWVPVIGDASDPVQVILPAITLAVIDAALVARLMRGTMLEVLRADYVKTAIAKGVPRRQVLLKHVLRNSVIPVVTYIGISFGSLLGGAIITETIFNWDGVGMAMSTAIQQQNNPVVVGVATWGVGIFVVLNLVVDLMYAMLDPRIRLS, encoded by the coding sequence ATGGGAAGGTATCTACTGCGAAGGCTCGGCCAGATGGTCGTCGTGCTGCTCGGCGCGACGCTGATCCTCTTCGCCTGCCTGTTCGTCATCCCGGGCGACCCGGTCGGCTCGCTGGCCGGCAGCGAGCGCGCCCGCGACCCCGCCGTGGTCAAGCAGCTGCGCGAGCACTACGGGCTCGACAAGCCGCTGGCCGTGCAGTACGTCACGTACATCGGGCACCTCGCCCAGGGCGACATGGGCGAGGACTACATCCAGCGCCGCCCGGTCTCCGAGATCCTCGGCCCGAAGCTGGTCAACACCTCCAAACTGGCCGTCGCGGCGATCGTCTTCGACGTGCTGATCGGCGCCGGGGTCGGTGCGCTCGCGGCCCTGCGGCGGTACTCGATCTGGGACACCGCCGTCACGCTCGTCACCACCGTGCTGGTCGGCTTCCCCACCTTCGTGATCGGCATGCTGCTGCTCAACCTCTTCGCCGTGCAGCTCAAGTGGGTGCCGGTGATCGGCGACGCGAGCGACCCGGTGCAGGTGATCCTGCCCGCGATCACGCTGGCCGTCATCGACGCGGCGCTCGTCGCCCGGCTGATGCGCGGCACGATGCTGGAGGTGCTGCGGGCCGACTACGTGAAGACCGCCATCGCCAAGGGCGTGCCGCGCCGCCAGGTGCTGCTCAAGCACGTGCTGCGCAACTCGGTGATCCCGGTGGTCACCTACATCGGCATCTCGTTCGGCAGCCTGCTGGGCGGCGCCATCATCACCGAGACCATCTTCAACTGGGACGGCGTGGGGATGGCGATGTCCACCGCGATCCAGCAGCAGAACAATCCGGTCGTGGTCGGGGTGGCCACCTGGGGCGTCGGCATCTTCGTGGTGCTCAACCTGGTGGTCGACCTGATGTACGCGATGCTCGACCCCCGAATCCGGCTGAGCTGA
- a CDS encoding class I SAM-dependent methyltransferase: MDEQSEQHHEQGGTGAGGRRADGSAGDTDYGRIGAGYTDYRQPDPRIAAAIRRALGEAKTVLNVGAGAGSYEPTDAEVTAVEPSASMRAQRPAHLPAAVDAVAERLPFEDDAFDAAMTTFSVHQWSDVRAGLRELRRVTRGPVVVLTCDPALVREFWLYEYAPLVLDTEARRYPAVAELAEALGGEVTVEPVVIPADCTDGFNEAYFARPERLLDPGARQACSAWSFVEPQVREEYTERLAEAIASGAWDERHGALRDLPGYDGSLVLVRALP; the protein is encoded by the coding sequence ATGGACGAACAGAGCGAGCAGCACCACGAACAGGGCGGGACCGGCGCGGGTGGCCGGAGGGCCGACGGCAGTGCCGGGGACACCGACTACGGCCGGATCGGCGCCGGCTACACCGACTACCGGCAGCCGGATCCGCGGATCGCGGCGGCGATCCGGCGGGCCCTCGGGGAGGCGAAGACGGTGCTCAACGTCGGGGCCGGGGCCGGGTCGTACGAGCCCACCGACGCCGAGGTGACGGCGGTGGAGCCCTCCGCCTCGATGCGGGCGCAGCGGCCCGCCCACCTGCCGGCCGCCGTGGACGCGGTGGCGGAGCGGCTGCCGTTCGAGGACGACGCGTTCGACGCCGCGATGACCACCTTCAGCGTGCACCAGTGGAGCGATGTCCGGGCGGGGCTGCGGGAGTTGCGCCGGGTCACCCGAGGGCCAGTGGTGGTCCTGACCTGCGACCCGGCACTGGTACGGGAGTTCTGGCTGTACGAGTACGCGCCGCTGGTGCTGGACACCGAGGCCCGGCGCTACCCGGCCGTCGCCGAGCTGGCCGAGGCGCTCGGCGGGGAGGTGACGGTCGAGCCGGTGGTGATCCCGGCCGACTGCACCGACGGCTTCAACGAGGCGTACTTCGCCCGCCCCGAGCGGCTGTTGGACCCGGGTGCCCGGCAGGCCTGCTCGGCCTGGAGCTTCGTCGAGCCCCAGGTGCGGGAGGAGTACACCGAGCGCCTGGCCGAGGCGATCGCCTCCGGCGCCTGGGATGAGCGGCACGGCGCCCTCCGCGACCTCCCGGGCTACGACGGTTCGCTGGTCCTGGTCCGCGCCCTCCCCTGA
- a CDS encoding ABC transporter permease: protein MTDETTTASPGRASGAPDGEPAIRVVREWQEVWHRFAANRLALLGLVLVVALLVTAAFAPWIAPYDPLKQDLMHTIEAPTGAHLFGTDALGRDQLSRVVYGTRIAVIVGLVSILLTLIIGIVLGALAGYFGRAYDTVVMRGADIFFAFPLLIGAIIIITVTGRGIWPVVLSLAIFGWATVARLLRSSVLSAREMDYVHAARALGAGHLRVIVRHILPNSIAPVIIYGTFNVGTAVVAEASLSFLGVGVSPEVPEWGNMLAAGRGFIGVDDYMWMLPSLAVVLTTLGFIFVGDGVRDALDPKLR from the coding sequence ATGACTGACGAGACGACGACCGCCTCGCCCGGACGGGCGAGCGGGGCACCGGACGGCGAGCCCGCGATCCGGGTGGTCCGGGAGTGGCAGGAGGTCTGGCACCGCTTCGCCGCCAACCGGCTGGCGCTGCTCGGCCTGGTGCTGGTGGTCGCCCTGCTGGTGACGGCGGCCTTCGCGCCCTGGATAGCACCCTACGACCCGCTCAAGCAGGACCTCATGCACACCATCGAAGCCCCCACCGGCGCCCACCTGTTCGGCACCGACGCGCTGGGGCGCGACCAGCTCTCGCGGGTGGTCTACGGGACGCGGATCGCGGTGATCGTCGGCCTGGTGTCCATCCTGCTGACCCTGATCATCGGCATCGTGCTAGGTGCGCTGGCCGGGTACTTCGGCCGGGCCTACGACACCGTGGTGATGCGGGGTGCGGACATCTTCTTCGCCTTCCCGCTGCTGATCGGCGCGATCATCATCATCACCGTGACCGGCCGCGGCATCTGGCCGGTGGTGCTCTCGCTCGCGATCTTCGGCTGGGCCACCGTCGCGCGCCTGCTGCGCAGTTCGGTGCTCTCCGCCCGGGAGATGGACTACGTGCACGCCGCGCGGGCGCTGGGGGCCGGGCACCTGCGGGTGATCGTCCGGCACATCCTGCCGAACTCGATCGCGCCGGTGATCATCTACGGCACCTTCAACGTCGGCACGGCGGTGGTCGCGGAGGCCTCGCTCTCCTTCCTCGGCGTCGGCGTGAGCCCCGAGGTGCCGGAGTGGGGCAACATGCTCGCGGCCGGGCGCGGGTTCATCGGCGTGGACGACTACATGTGGATGCTCCCCTCGCTCGCGGTGGTGCTGACCACGCTCGGCTTCATCTTCGTCGGCGACGGGGTGCGCGACGCCCTCGACCCCAAGCTCCGGTGA
- a CDS encoding CU044_2847 family protein yields the protein MYHVELPVDVGGGAQDLVRVEISPAGEDGLVQVARPGQVVARATRSLGEMVAGIRPVAQGFVDGFRGMVHAPDELGLEFGVSLSAAADVIISSTAAQANFKVSLTWHRPSAAPPSSDESPASATGTAQAEPTA from the coding sequence GTGTACCACGTGGAGTTGCCCGTCGATGTCGGCGGCGGGGCGCAGGACTTGGTGCGGGTCGAGATCTCGCCGGCCGGCGAGGACGGGCTGGTCCAGGTGGCGCGGCCGGGGCAGGTGGTGGCCCGGGCCACCCGTTCGCTCGGGGAGATGGTGGCCGGGATCCGGCCGGTCGCGCAGGGCTTCGTCGACGGCTTCCGTGGGATGGTGCACGCGCCCGACGAGCTCGGCCTGGAGTTCGGGGTGTCGCTCTCGGCTGCGGCCGACGTGATCATCTCCAGCACGGCGGCCCAGGCCAACTTCAAGGTCTCGCTCACCTGGCACCGCCCGTCGGCGGCACCCCCCTCGTCGGATGAGAGCCCGGCCTCGGCCACCGGCACCGCGCAGGCGGAGCCGACGGCATGA
- a CDS encoding ABC transporter ATP-binding protein, giving the protein MSTSVQDTPAAGPPLLEVDGLQVEFKTRDGIAKAVNGVSYSVDAGETLAVLGESGSGKSVTAQAIMGILDTPPGRITGGQVRYRGEDLLAMPAEQRRSVRGRKIAMIFQDALSALNPVFSVGWQLGEVFRVHEGMSKRDSLAKAVELMDRVRIPAARQRVGDYPHQFSGGMRQRIMIAMALALGPDLIIADEPTTALDVTVQAQVMDLLAELQAEYRMGLILITHDLGVVADVADKIAVMYAGRIVETAPVYELYARPAHPYTKGLLRSIPRLDQRGQDLYAIQGLPPSLLQIPAGCAFNPRCEQAADRCREELPLLQAVSDEEGIGLAGRHSACHFWKETHRG; this is encoded by the coding sequence ATGAGCACGTCAGTGCAGGACACTCCGGCGGCCGGGCCGCCGCTGCTCGAAGTCGACGGCCTGCAGGTGGAGTTCAAGACCCGCGACGGGATCGCCAAGGCCGTCAACGGCGTCAGCTACAGCGTGGACGCGGGCGAGACGCTGGCGGTGCTCGGCGAATCCGGCTCCGGCAAGTCGGTCACCGCGCAGGCCATCATGGGCATCCTGGACACCCCGCCCGGGCGGATCACCGGCGGCCAGGTGCGCTACCGGGGCGAGGACCTGCTCGCCATGCCGGCGGAGCAGCGCCGGTCCGTCCGGGGCCGGAAGATCGCCATGATCTTCCAGGACGCGCTCTCCGCGCTCAACCCGGTCTTCTCGGTGGGGTGGCAGCTCGGCGAGGTCTTCCGCGTGCACGAGGGGATGTCGAAGCGGGACTCCCTCGCCAAGGCGGTCGAGCTGATGGACCGGGTGCGGATCCCGGCGGCCCGGCAGCGGGTGGGCGACTACCCGCACCAGTTCTCCGGCGGCATGCGCCAGCGCATCATGATCGCGATGGCGCTGGCCCTCGGGCCGGATCTGATCATCGCGGACGAGCCCACCACGGCGCTCGACGTGACCGTGCAGGCCCAGGTGATGGACCTGTTGGCGGAGTTGCAGGCCGAGTACCGGATGGGCCTGATCCTGATCACCCACGACCTCGGCGTGGTGGCGGACGTGGCCGACAAGATCGCGGTGATGTACGCCGGGAGGATCGTCGAGACCGCCCCGGTGTACGAGCTGTACGCCCGGCCCGCGCATCCGTACACCAAGGGCCTGCTCCGTTCGATCCCCCGGCTCGACCAGCGCGGCCAGGACCTGTACGCCATCCAGGGGCTGCCGCCCAGCCTGCTGCAGATCCCGGCCGGTTGCGCGTTCAACCCGCGCTGCGAGCAGGCCGCCGACCGGTGCCGGGAGGAACTGCCGCTGCTCCAGGCGGTGTCGGACGAGGAGGGCATCGGCCTGGCCGGGCGGCACAGCGCCTGCCACTTCTGGAAGGAGACCCACCGTGGCTGA
- a CDS encoding ABC transporter ATP-binding protein, which translates to MAEPILRVDGLVKHFPLTQGIVFKRRIGAVQAVDGISFDLHRGETLGLVGESGCGKSTVAKVLMNLERATAGQVHYKGQDITGLSGRALKAVRRNIQLVFQDPYTSLNPRMTVGDIIGEPFEIHPEVAPKGSRRKAVQDLLAVVGLNPEYINRYPHQFSGGQRQRIGIARGLALKPEIIICDEPVSALDVSVQAQVINLLDQLQSEFDLSYLFIAHDLSIVRHISDRVGVMYLGKMVEIGTEEQIYEHPTHPYTQALLSAVPVPDPVGRADRQRIILSGDLPSPANPPSGCRFRTRCWKAQPRCGEEEPLLAVPEGMAGEALHHSACHFAAERDI; encoded by the coding sequence GTGGCTGAGCCCATCCTGAGGGTCGACGGCCTGGTCAAGCACTTCCCGCTGACCCAGGGCATCGTCTTCAAGCGCCGGATCGGCGCGGTGCAGGCGGTGGACGGGATCTCCTTCGACCTGCACCGGGGCGAGACGCTCGGCCTCGTCGGCGAGTCGGGCTGCGGGAAGTCCACGGTCGCCAAGGTGCTGATGAACCTGGAGCGGGCGACGGCGGGCCAGGTGCATTACAAGGGCCAGGACATCACCGGCCTGAGCGGCAGGGCGCTCAAAGCGGTGCGCCGCAACATCCAGCTGGTCTTCCAGGACCCCTACACCTCGCTCAACCCCCGGATGACGGTCGGCGACATCATCGGCGAACCGTTCGAGATCCATCCGGAGGTGGCGCCGAAGGGGAGCCGCCGCAAGGCGGTTCAGGACCTGCTGGCGGTGGTCGGCCTCAACCCCGAGTACATCAACCGCTATCCGCACCAGTTCTCCGGCGGGCAGCGCCAACGCATCGGCATCGCACGGGGGTTGGCGCTCAAGCCGGAGATCATTATCTGCGACGAACCGGTCTCCGCGCTGGACGTCTCGGTCCAGGCCCAGGTGATCAACCTGCTGGACCAGCTGCAGAGCGAGTTCGACCTCTCGTACCTCTTCATAGCGCACGACCTCTCGATCGTCCGCCACATCTCGGACCGGGTCGGGGTGATGTACCTCGGCAAGATGGTCGAGATCGGCACCGAGGAACAGATCTACGAGCACCCGACCCACCCCTACACCCAGGCCCTGCTCTCCGCCGTCCCCGTCCCGGACCCGGTCGGCCGGGCGGACCGGCAGCGGATCATCCTCTCCGGCGACCTCCCCTCCCCGGCCAACCCGCCCTCCGGCTGCCGCTTCCGGACCCGCTGCTGGAAGGCGCAGCCGCGGTGCGGCGAGGAGGAACCGCTGCTCGCCGTCCCCGAGGGGATGGCGGGGGAGGCGCTGCACCACTCGGCCTGCCACTTCGCGGCGGAGCGCGACATCTAA